Proteins from a genomic interval of Deltaproteobacteria bacterium:
- a CDS encoding ABC transporter codes for MTAIELRNIENYACRRVNLNVLSGELLVLLGPNGAGKTTLLNIIAGLTGYKGSVLFDGRPIDELPARERKAGYLFQDLVLFPHLDVASNIAYGLRVQRWSNEKIELRVRELLRLFKMEHLATAYPWRLSGGEKQKVALSRALAPYPKILLLDEPLSSLDWQTSRYLRSELKGIQQQLGITTLYVTHDITEAREVADRIAVILKGRIERIGKPEDLHTFSDQFFNLSQRQATR; via the coding sequence ATGACCGCCATTGAGCTGCGGAATATAGAGAATTATGCCTGCCGGAGGGTAAATCTAAACGTCTTATCCGGTGAGTTGCTGGTACTTCTCGGACCCAACGGGGCCGGAAAAACCACCCTCCTCAATATTATCGCCGGTCTGACCGGATATAAGGGTTCGGTCCTCTTTGACGGCCGTCCCATAGATGAACTTCCCGCACGGGAGAGAAAGGCGGGCTATCTCTTTCAGGATCTGGTCCTGTTTCCCCATCTTGACGTGGCCTCAAACATCGCCTATGGACTGAGGGTCCAGAGATGGTCGAATGAAAAAATTGAGCTCCGGGTCAGGGAATTGCTCCGGTTATTTAAGATGGAGCACCTGGCCACCGCCTATCCCTGGCGCCTTAGCGGCGGAGAAAAGCAGAAAGTGGCCCTGTCCCGGGCCCTGGCCCCCTATCCCAAAATACTACTTCTGGATGAGCCGTTGAGCAGCCTGGACTGGCAGACCTCTCGGTATTTGAGATCTGAGCTCAAGGGCATTCAACAGCAGCTCGGTATTACCACCCTGTATGTCACCCATGACATCACCGAGGCAAGGGAGGTGGCCGACAGAATAGCCGTCATCCTTAAAGGACGTATAGAACGAATAGGAAAGCCGGAAGACTTGCATACCTTTTCTGACCAGTTCTTTAATCTCTCCCAAAGACAAGCAACCAGGTAG
- a CDS encoding sigma-54-dependent Fis family transcriptional regulator, with translation MARFLIATQEYALKDISKNMLGVKYSLEFWPNKGNISRKLEKIIYDLIVIDMELANGMELLESARSIQSAPVLAIGDNRTEQAVEAIKRGAYDFIAKPVSGEKIKNIVERVLEGRSLKYEIDYLRRQQDVIYDLDSIIAKAPAIRRVINTIKKVCKTDSTILIGGETGTGKSFLAGAIHFNSHRKKRPFVDISCANIPETLLESELFGHEKGAFTGAAKTRIGRFEQANEGTVFLDEIGDLTPALQSKFLHFLENRTFQRLGGSKTIHSDVRIIAATNKNLEQEIRSGRFREDLYYRINVINIFLPPLKERMEDIEELAFYFLKRHCRDIKKDIRGFHPDVLEMFKRYHWPGNIRELSNVIERGILLSEDTIIKKDSITLGNNILPCLLPPAPAQQTGSRHRQAFEHTEPSKTGPSTQSLADIERKAIIEALETCLWIQKDAAEKLGISKRTINYKIKKLGIRHPRWRKNI, from the coding sequence ATGGCCAGATTTTTAATAGCTACACAGGAATATGCCTTGAAAGATATTTCAAAGAATATGTTGGGGGTGAAATATTCCCTTGAATTCTGGCCTAATAAGGGCAACATCTCTCGAAAATTAGAAAAGATAATTTATGACTTGATTGTTATAGATATGGAATTGGCCAATGGAATGGAGTTGCTGGAATCTGCCAGGTCTATACAATCTGCCCCTGTGCTTGCCATCGGCGACAATCGAACAGAACAGGCGGTAGAAGCAATTAAAAGAGGGGCCTATGATTTTATTGCAAAACCGGTTTCTGGGGAAAAAATAAAAAATATTGTTGAAAGGGTCCTGGAAGGTCGAAGCCTCAAATACGAGATTGATTATTTGAGGCGACAACAAGATGTTATTTATGACCTTGATAGTATTATTGCCAAGGCCCCTGCCATAAGAAGGGTTATTAATACAATAAAAAAGGTCTGTAAAACGGATTCCACCATTTTAATAGGGGGAGAAACAGGCACGGGAAAAAGTTTTTTGGCCGGAGCAATCCATTTTAACAGCCATCGCAAAAAAAGACCTTTTGTTGATATTAGTTGTGCAAATATTCCTGAGACCTTATTAGAAAGTGAATTGTTCGGGCATGAAAAGGGGGCTTTCACCGGAGCTGCGAAAACCAGAATAGGCAGATTTGAACAGGCAAACGAAGGAACCGTTTTTTTGGATGAAATTGGGGACCTCACTCCCGCCTTGCAATCGAAGTTTTTACACTTTTTGGAAAATAGGACATTTCAAAGGTTGGGAGGAAGTAAAACTATCCATTCTGACGTTCGAATTATAGCTGCTACCAACAAGAATTTAGAACAAGAGATCCGTTCAGGAAGGTTTAGAGAAGATCTCTACTACCGGATTAACGTAATAAATATCTTTTTGCCTCCTTTAAAAGAACGGATGGAAGATATAGAAGAACTGGCCTTCTATTTCCTGAAAAGGCACTGTCGAGATATAAAAAAGGATATCAGAGGATTCCATCCTGATGTATTGGAGATGTTCAAGCGCTATCACTGGCCGGGTAACATTCGTGAGCTTTCCAATGTTATCGAAAGAGGCATATTGCTCAGCGAAGATACAATAATTAAAAAGGATAGTATAACCTTGGGGAATAATATTCTTCCCTGCCTGCTTCCGCCTGCGCCGGCACAGCAGACAGGTTCAAGGCACAGGCAGGCATTTGAGCATACCGAACCTTCCAAAACCGGACCCTCTACACAATCATTGGCAGATATCGAGAGAAAAGCCATTATAGAAGCGTTAGAAACGTGTCTATGGATTCAAAAAGATGCAGCAGAAAAGCTTGGCATAAGCAAAAGGACAATAAACTATAAGATTAAAAAACTGGGCATCAGACATCCCCGTTGGAGAAAAAATATTTAA
- a CDS encoding cytochrome C, whose translation MRMTAAMAGGIFGLLGAAGQAFFHVIPPPAYGICIACHMRDLVNWIAAHIFPIYGLKAGGAIVIPGGPVSYNFPLLTIIGVLIGAVIAARVNKEFKWKVMRVWWQKPWAEFFLGMLVMISALTFGGCPIRTALKTAYLDITAVIGLIMIGVGVFVGCQVLRKLT comes from the coding sequence ATGCGCATGACAGCCGCAATGGCAGGAGGCATCTTTGGCTTATTGGGCGCTGCCGGCCAGGCATTCTTTCATGTAATACCCCCACCGGCCTATGGTATCTGCATCGCCTGCCATATGAGAGACCTGGTGAACTGGATTGCTGCTCATATATTCCCGATATATGGCCTGAAAGCCGGGGGCGCCATAGTGATACCCGGTGGCCCGGTCTCTTATAATTTTCCCCTGCTCACCATTATAGGGGTATTGATCGGGGCAGTTATAGCTGCCCGTGTCAATAAGGAGTTCAAGTGGAAAGTTATGAGGGTGTGGTGGCAAAAACCCTGGGCGGAGTTTTTCCTGGGGATGCTGGTCATGATATCAGCCCTGACCTTTGGCGGCTGCCCCATCAGGACAGCGCTTAAGACCGCATACCTGGATATAACCGCCGTCATAGGCCTCATAATGATCGGAGTGGGAGTTTTTGTGGGATGTCAGGTACTGAGGAAACTGACCTGA
- a CDS encoding sugar transferase gives MRVRRFHYFFIFFLNNTILAYLGFYSDRRENSFWPIFLRLIKASVILFTVISTGLFFLRNFTIPKPYLPIFVGMLLLFVMLDKALMLGITGILARQGFHQRRILIVGSEERMWRVVEALQQQQSWGHQIVGLLMDSDQKMSSNSRDSSFIPILGTISDLREVILDKQVDDVIFAVLPDRPRSLRPFLEICERIGVSVSIVPSMFDPEEASLKVEVLQGVPLLCRYHFNMDASGLFYKRLLDIFVGGLGSLFCFGVLVPILGLAIKLDSPGPILFRQKRVGMHGRVFYIYKLRSMYADAVVQKAGLLARNEIQGPMFKIADDPRITRVGRFLRKTSLDEFPQFWNVFKGEMSLVGTRPPTPEEVAQYEDWHRRRISIKPGITGLWQISGRNKIKDFNEVVKLDLQYIDG, from the coding sequence ATACGAGTTCGCCGGTTTCATTATTTTTTCATCTTTTTTCTCAATAATACTATTCTCGCTTACCTGGGTTTTTATTCTGATCGTCGCGAGAATTCGTTTTGGCCTATCTTCCTCCGGCTCATAAAGGCCTCGGTTATTTTATTCACCGTAATTAGCACCGGCCTATTTTTTCTCCGTAATTTTACCATCCCCAAGCCGTATCTGCCTATTTTTGTCGGAATGCTCCTGCTTTTTGTTATGCTTGATAAGGCCTTGATGCTGGGTATCACAGGAATCCTTGCCAGGCAGGGATTTCATCAGCGCCGAATTTTGATTGTGGGTAGCGAAGAGCGAATGTGGCGGGTTGTTGAGGCTCTGCAACAACAGCAAAGCTGGGGCCATCAAATTGTCGGCTTATTAATGGACAGTGATCAGAAGATGAGTTCTAATTCTCGGGATTCTTCTTTCATTCCCATCCTGGGGACTATCAGTGATCTTCGGGAGGTGATTCTGGATAAGCAGGTAGATGATGTCATTTTTGCCGTTCTGCCAGATCGCCCTCGTTCTCTGCGACCTTTCCTTGAGATCTGCGAGCGCATTGGTGTGAGCGTGAGCATAGTCCCATCCATGTTCGATCCAGAAGAGGCATCCTTGAAAGTAGAAGTATTGCAGGGGGTTCCGTTGTTGTGTCGTTATCATTTTAATATGGATGCCTCCGGACTCTTTTACAAGCGCCTTTTGGACATCTTTGTTGGAGGATTAGGCTCATTGTTTTGTTTTGGCGTCTTGGTTCCCATTTTGGGGCTGGCCATAAAGCTGGATTCCCCGGGCCCTATCCTTTTCAGGCAAAAGCGGGTAGGTATGCACGGAAGAGTTTTCTATATCTACAAGCTGCGTTCAATGTATGCAGACGCAGTGGTCCAAAAAGCCGGACTTCTGGCAAGAAATGAGATACAGGGGCCTATGTTCAAAATTGCCGATGATCCCCGGATTACCAGAGTAGGTCGATTTTTGCGAAAAACGTCTTTGGATGAATTTCCGCAGTTTTGGAATGTGTTCAAGGGAGAGATGAGCTTGGTGGGCACCAGACCGCCCACACCGGAAGAGGTGGCGCAATATGAAGACTGGCACCGCAGACGGATTTCCATCAAACCCGGGATAACCGGATTGTGGCAGATCTCCGGTCGCAACAAAATTAAGGACTTCAATGAGGTAGTCAAGCTAGACCTGCAATACATTGACGGGTGA
- a CDS encoding transporter, translating to MDLLPPIATVFLGLIMGYLGQRARMCFVGGMRDYYLVKDTYLIKGLFAFLVCALAGFILFQFVSPAIKTFPWFLNGGAVFAKKWAAMGVAADPSSLLPVPGDPITWCPKAGAHIILAVLGGFGLGFFSCIAGGCPFRQHIMAAEGSRSAIVYLVGFALGAIIFHRFVAPFIKAVLS from the coding sequence ATGGACTTATTACCACCAATTGCCACCGTCTTTCTGGGATTGATAATGGGATACCTCGGCCAGCGGGCAAGGATGTGCTTTGTAGGAGGAATGAGGGATTATTATCTGGTGAAGGATACATACCTGATCAAAGGACTGTTTGCCTTTCTGGTATGCGCCCTTGCAGGATTTATTCTATTCCAGTTTGTGTCCCCTGCCATCAAGACCTTTCCCTGGTTTTTGAATGGCGGCGCGGTCTTTGCCAAAAAGTGGGCGGCTATGGGAGTGGCGGCAGACCCCAGCTCATTATTACCCGTGCCCGGAGACCCTATAACATGGTGTCCAAAGGCCGGGGCACATATAATCCTTGCCGTATTGGGCGGATTTGGTCTGGGTTTCTTTTCCTGCATCGCTGGAGGCTGTCCCTTCAGGCAGCACATAATGGCCGCTGAAGGGAGCAGGAGTGCCATAGTCTATCTTGTGGGATTTGCCTTAGGGGCTATAATCTTCCACAGGTTTGTCGCCCCATTCATTAAAGCGGTTTTGTCTTAG
- a CDS encoding sugar kinase has protein sequence MYLILLTIMGTLPFDEMGLKAGKATFEGGSLKVEDFEVTPGLGTSVMVASACITCEALNLEPPYFITSGDIGDGKRSKELYNYMAANLTTLDVRVLAMHYIMPDIPGIRNVLNSLGKRREGVTLIADAGAMYAAKAAGLAQEIDIFTPDAGEMAYLADPEATHPAYVEHLLFELDASEVVTLIKKAYETGNTPKILLVKGPVDYVVEEGEVVEAIDEPSISAMEPIGGTGDSLAGILSALIYGGYEKVDACIKAAGINRIAGKLAQPDPATSISHIIDKIPNALKEVRLCA, from the coding sequence GTGTACCTGATTTTGCTTACTATCATGGGTACCCTGCCTTTTGATGAAATGGGACTGAAGGCAGGAAAGGCAACATTCGAAGGTGGAAGCCTTAAAGTAGAGGATTTTGAAGTCACACCCGGCTTAGGCACCAGCGTCATGGTGGCATCAGCCTGCATTACCTGTGAAGCCCTTAACTTAGAACCACCCTATTTTATTACTTCCGGAGATATTGGAGACGGAAAAAGGAGTAAAGAGCTTTATAACTATATGGCCGCTAACCTGACAACGCTCGATGTCAGGGTTTTGGCCATGCATTATATCATGCCTGATATACCCGGAATAAGAAATGTCCTTAATTCCCTGGGAAAAAGACGTGAAGGAGTAACTTTGATTGCGGATGCAGGCGCCATGTATGCCGCCAAGGCGGCAGGGCTCGCACAAGAAATTGATATCTTCACCCCTGATGCAGGTGAAATGGCCTACCTGGCAGACCCTGAGGCCACACACCCTGCCTATGTGGAGCATCTTCTGTTTGAGTTAGATGCATCCGAAGTTGTCACCTTGATAAAGAAGGCTTATGAGACTGGGAATACCCCAAAGATATTATTGGTAAAGGGACCTGTAGATTATGTTGTAGAAGAGGGTGAAGTGGTTGAGGCCATTGATGAGCCTTCCATTTCTGCCATGGAGCCGATTGGAGGGACAGGTGACAGCCTGGCCGGGATTCTGTCCGCCCTGATTTACGGGGGCTATGAGAAGGTTGATGCCTGCATAAAGGCAGCCGGAATCAATCGTATTGCAGGTAAATTGGCACAGCCTGACCCTGCCACATCGATTTCACACATAATAGATAAAATCCCAAATGCACTAAAGGAGGTTAGATTATGCGCATGA
- the selD gene encoding selenide, water dikinase SelD yields the protein MIEQKKLRLTETVSGAGUASKIPPGDLDKALCGLEYLTDPNLIVGLERADDAGVYKITDDIAIIQTVDFFTPIVDDPYWFGQIAAANALSDVYAMGGVPKTAMNLVCFPLKKMDLSILRQILQGGLDKMKEADVVLVGGHSVEDNELKYGLSVTGFIHPDRIITKKAMEPGDQLILTKSLGTGIINTAIKGGVASNETIESITRLMATLNRDAAEVMGRYPVHACTDITGFGLLGHMCEMVVDTGAGIRLQAGLVPYFPEAMEYARMGLVPAGTYKNREFRKAFVDFAPSVDRFMQDILFDAQTSGGLLISVARSRADELLSELKGRRMAGAAIIGEVVSEPKEKILVE from the coding sequence ATGATCGAACAGAAAAAGCTTCGCCTCACCGAGACGGTTTCCGGAGCGGGGTGAGCCTCAAAAATTCCTCCAGGGGACCTGGACAAGGCACTATGCGGATTGGAATACCTTACCGACCCCAATCTTATTGTGGGATTGGAGCGGGCTGACGACGCAGGCGTATATAAAATCACCGACGACATTGCCATCATCCAGACGGTGGACTTTTTCACTCCCATCGTGGATGACCCATACTGGTTCGGGCAGATTGCCGCGGCCAATGCGCTGAGTGATGTGTACGCCATGGGAGGTGTTCCCAAAACGGCCATGAATCTGGTGTGCTTTCCTCTTAAAAAGATGGATTTATCTATCCTCAGGCAGATTCTGCAGGGGGGGCTGGACAAGATGAAAGAGGCGGATGTCGTTTTGGTGGGAGGGCACAGTGTGGAGGACAATGAATTGAAATACGGCCTTTCCGTCACCGGGTTTATCCATCCGGATCGCATCATTACAAAAAAGGCCATGGAGCCGGGGGATCAGTTGATACTGACCAAATCTCTGGGTACCGGGATTATCAATACCGCTATTAAAGGTGGAGTTGCCTCCAATGAGACCATTGAAAGTATCACCCGTCTCATGGCTACCCTTAACCGCGATGCGGCCGAGGTTATGGGACGCTATCCTGTCCACGCATGTACCGACATCACCGGTTTTGGTCTGTTGGGTCACATGTGCGAGATGGTAGTAGATACCGGTGCAGGAATCAGGTTGCAGGCCGGCCTGGTTCCGTATTTCCCCGAGGCTATGGAGTATGCCCGGATGGGGCTCGTGCCGGCCGGGACTTACAAGAACCGGGAGTTTCGCAAGGCATTCGTGGATTTTGCCCCTTCTGTGGACAGGTTCATGCAGGACATCCTTTTTGACGCCCAGACCTCCGGCGGGTTACTGATTTCTGTGGCAAGAAGTAGAGCCGATGAATTGCTGAGTGAATTAAAAGGGAGGAGGATGGCCGGCGCAGCCATCATAGGTGAGGTAGTGTCTGAGCCTAAAGAAAAGATTTTAGTGGAATAG
- a CDS encoding radical SAM protein, giving the protein MEACLIVTYRCNAKCYMCNTWRYPSKKEEEFPPELVNRIPGDLRFINITGGEPLIRGDLDEIIEIALRKTRRLVISTNGYYTKKIVKLAGKYGNRIGFRISVEGLPAANDELRGLKNGFDHVLRTLVNLHDMGLRDIGFGITVSDRNAKDMIELYRLAKAMNLEFATATTHNSFYFHKTDNCFKDPEAVAGEFEKIAAELLKTNKPKNWFRAYFNMGLANKVRGGRRPLPCEVGTDVFFLDPYGCIMPCNGSDEPMVMGNLREKTFDEIWNSKEADEVRHKVKNCVKQCWMIGSASPAMKKRILIPAKWVARNKLRMLRARGEDIHLEQVCPAS; this is encoded by the coding sequence ATGGAAGCATGCCTGATCGTAACTTACCGTTGTAATGCCAAGTGCTACATGTGCAACACGTGGCGCTATCCAAGTAAAAAGGAAGAGGAATTTCCTCCTGAGTTGGTCAATCGAATTCCAGGAGATTTGCGTTTTATAAATATCACTGGAGGAGAACCGCTCATTCGAGGCGATCTTGATGAGATCATCGAGATTGCCTTGAGGAAAACCAGACGGCTGGTAATTAGCACCAATGGCTATTATACGAAAAAAATCGTAAAGCTGGCCGGAAAGTATGGCAACCGGATCGGCTTCAGGATTTCCGTCGAGGGGCTGCCCGCCGCCAATGATGAATTAAGAGGTTTAAAAAACGGGTTCGACCATGTACTCAGAACCCTGGTAAATCTTCATGATATGGGTTTACGGGACATCGGTTTCGGAATTACGGTTTCTGACAGAAACGCGAAAGATATGATAGAGCTTTATCGGCTGGCAAAAGCCATGAATCTGGAATTTGCCACTGCAACAACTCATAATTCGTTTTATTTTCATAAAACCGACAACTGTTTCAAAGATCCCGAGGCCGTGGCTGGGGAATTTGAGAAAATCGCGGCTGAATTGCTAAAAACAAACAAGCCGAAAAACTGGTTCAGGGCCTATTTTAACATGGGGTTGGCTAACAAAGTTCGAGGTGGGAGGCGGCCCCTGCCATGTGAGGTCGGCACGGATGTTTTTTTCCTGGATCCTTATGGCTGTATCATGCCTTGCAATGGATCGGATGAGCCCATGGTGATGGGTAACCTGAGGGAGAAAACTTTTGATGAAATATGGAACAGCAAAGAGGCCGATGAAGTAAGACACAAAGTGAAAAACTGCGTCAAACAATGCTGGATGATCGGTTCTGCGTCCCCAGCGATGAAGAAACGAATCCTCATTCCGGCCAAATGGGTGGCAAGAAATAAGTTGCGAATGCTAAGGGCGAGGGGCGAGGATATTCACCTGGAACAAGTATGTCCCGCTTCCTAA
- a CDS encoding glycosyltransferase family 1 protein — protein sequence MNDTATNKANMKIVLANKFFFHGGGSESVFFQEIEYLRQKGFDVVEFSMHDPRNVHSDFAHYFVSNVDYNSYSGLLGGLKTAVSFVHSREAVRKITDLVEKERPHIAHLHNIYHQITPAIIPVLKKMGVKVIVTLHDGKLVCPAYLMLNRGRICEMCQGRHFYKALWSNCQESLFRGFMLAVEGYWHKWRRSYEGVDLFITPSRFLANFVKKYRIPPGKIAVLPNGIDVDRFIPINADGGYILYFGRLSREKGVETLLKAHALLEPEIPLKIVGTGPIEGELRSRYSGPEFVGYKTGGELMTLIRNASFVVVPSEWYENCSMAILEAMAYGKAVIGSEIGGIPEQIEDGVTGLLFEMGKIAQLASKISYLWNHPGIREKMGKASRDRVNKYYSLEQHGRGLMDLYEIVLKR from the coding sequence TTGAATGACACCGCAACAAATAAAGCAAACATGAAAATAGTCCTTGCGAACAAGTTTTTTTTTCATGGCGGCGGTTCCGAAAGCGTTTTCTTCCAGGAAATAGAATATCTGCGGCAAAAAGGCTTTGATGTTGTCGAATTTTCTATGCATGATCCGAGAAACGTTCATTCGGATTTTGCTCATTATTTTGTTTCCAACGTGGATTACAATAGCTATTCAGGATTGCTCGGGGGCCTTAAAACCGCTGTCTCATTCGTTCATTCAAGAGAGGCCGTGAGGAAAATAACGGATCTGGTGGAAAAAGAGCGGCCTCACATAGCCCATCTTCACAATATATATCACCAGATTACACCTGCCATTATTCCTGTTTTAAAAAAAATGGGAGTGAAAGTAATCGTAACCCTGCATGACGGTAAGCTTGTCTGTCCCGCGTATCTTATGTTAAATAGGGGGCGGATCTGCGAGATGTGCCAGGGAAGACATTTTTACAAAGCGCTCTGGTCAAACTGCCAGGAGTCGCTTTTCCGGGGTTTTATGCTTGCCGTGGAGGGCTACTGGCATAAGTGGCGCAGAAGCTATGAGGGGGTCGACTTGTTCATTACGCCAAGCCGGTTTCTGGCAAATTTCGTGAAGAAGTATAGAATTCCGCCTGGGAAAATAGCGGTGCTGCCCAACGGGATCGACGTGGACCGCTTTATTCCCATAAACGCCGATGGAGGCTACATTCTTTATTTTGGACGGCTTTCCAGGGAAAAAGGGGTGGAGACTCTTCTTAAGGCCCATGCCCTGCTTGAGCCGGAAATACCTCTGAAAATCGTCGGAACAGGGCCAATAGAAGGTGAGTTACGGTCGCGATATTCAGGGCCGGAATTCGTGGGTTACAAAACAGGCGGTGAGCTCATGACCTTAATCCGAAATGCTTCCTTTGTCGTGGTCCCTTCTGAATGGTATGAAAATTGTTCTATGGCTATATTGGAAGCAATGGCGTATGGCAAGGCCGTCATCGGTTCTGAAATCGGCGGCATTCCAGAGCAGATTGAAGATGGCGTGACAGGCCTTCTCTTTGAAATGGGGAAGATCGCCCAACTGGCGTCAAAAATTTCCTATCTCTGGAACCATCCCGGAATTAGGGAAAAAATGGGAAAAGCTTCTCGAGACAGGGTTAATAAATACTATTCCCTTGAACAGCATGGGCGCGGGCTCATGGATCTTTATGAGATAGTGTTGAAAAGGTAA